In Maniola jurtina chromosome Z, ilManJurt1.1, whole genome shotgun sequence, the genomic window CCTGttcgggagatcgggggtttgatcccggacacgcatctctaacttacGAGTTACGTttgttttaagcatttaaatcCATCATGCCTGAgacttcataatgttctcaaaaggtgtgtgaattctacCGATCCCCAATACTTAATTGGTTAGCGAGGGGGACTATGACCCAAAccgagaagggcttaggccaaaGTCCGCCACGCTCCTGAGAGGAGAGCTGACTTAGTAGTGGGTTGACGATGACGATTTTGTACGTACGAGTAAGTAATAATgaagttatttttgtatttttttgccATTGATGGCAACTATAATTGCGAGTTCTATCGACATACATATTCTATTACTTTTACAAACATTCCCTTCACTTTGTTGATGTAACACCCGTTAGGtctattttttcgtataaaatatagcctatatcacccggacctttttttttttttttttttttttcttatacagcaggggaaatcctcatggacacCCACTGGGTAGTGCCGGACTCTTACCGGCTAAAACCCCTGCTGTCTCCTTGTTGGCTGGGTGCCCGCCTCGCAGCCTAAAACACAGCACAACACTTTTGTCCCTTCATCTACTTCTTTCCCTCCTTTTCTCTTCTTCCTCCTTTTCCTTCATGATTACTTCGGCGTACTTTGCAACAGCAATCCAATTCTCTTCTTTTGCTAGCATCTTTTTAACTACATTTTCTGCTGTAATGTCTCCTATTTTATTCATCAGTTTTTCTCTTTCCGTCTTCCACTTCGCACAGACAAATATGGTGTGCATGGCGTTATCTACTTCGCTGCAGTAAAAACATGTATCGTGTTGACTCTTTCCGATACGTACGAGGAAGTCCATAAAAACCCCGTCCCCTGTTAAAAATTGCGTCAATCGGTAAGATAGTCGGCCATGTTGTCTGTTAGTCCATTCTTCCAGACTCGGAATGAGGCAATGTGTCCATCTCCCTTTAATCGAGTTATCCCATTCTTTTTGCCATCTTGCGAGGGTTTCCTTTTTCGCGGCTCTAATTTGTTCGGGGTTTTTGGTGTTTCTTGTCTCCGTTCTCTCCAGAGCCAGTAGGTGGATGGGTGTTAAGTTCGCCAGTACCAGCGCTGCATCCGTGGATACCGTTTTATAGGCAGAGCACACTCGGAGCGCCAGCACACGTTGTGCTTTTAGTATTTGCCTTTTGTGCACTGCGAACTTCATTGCTGGTTCCCACACAGGCGCAGCATATAGTATTATCGACTGGGTAGCCATTGCCAGTGTTCTTCTTTTGTTGTCACTTGGGCCCTTCGTGTTAAGGAGTAACTTACATAGGGCCCCTGCGGTCCTAGCAGCCTTCGCACAGACAGATTTTATGTGCGGGCCGAAGTTTAACCCCCAGTCCAGCTTGACTCCTAAATACGTAACACTGGATGATGGGACTACCACTGTTCCTCCACAGTCAAAATGTATGCTATGAGCATTTTTCCTCCTATTGAAGATGATGGCTTCTGTTTTTTCTGGTGCGATCTCCAGTTTATTCTGTCGCATCCACAGGTCGACAGCATGTAGTGTCTCATTTGCTTTTACCACCATCTCAAATGCATCATTCGCGGTCACCGAAATCGCCAGATCATCCGCGTAGCACACCAGCTTAACTCCTTCCGGGACATCCATATTCATTACGTCATCGTAAAGGATATTCCACAAGGTGGGGCCTAACACTGATCCTTGTGGCACTCCACCAGTGACCTCTACCCTGACTTTACTGTCCAGTTGGATGTGGCGGTTTATAAAATAGTCCACAATTACATtggttatgtatttatttattttccgagcCCTTAGATTCTGAATTATAATCGACCATGTCGCCGTATTAAAAGCATTTCGAACGTCGATCAGAATTAGGGAATTCCATAAATTTTTATGCTTAGCTTCTTTTGCTGCATGGATTACCTCTTCAACAGCGTCAACAGTTGTTCTGCCGGGTCTGAAGCCGTACTGATTCTTGTGCAGTCCACCGCTTTTTTCTATCTCCTGAGTTAGCCGGATATTCACTAGTCTCTCATATGTCTTTGCAATTACATTTATTAAGCAGATGGGTCTATACTTCGTATGTTCGTTCTGAGATTTTTTAGGTTTATCAATCAGTACGAGCTTTGCAATTTTATAGCTATCAGGAAAGCTTCCTTGTTCTAATAGTTTGTTAAAAAGACAGGTGAAGTATTCTAAGTTATTACAGATAGCCGACTTCACTACTTCTGCAGGTATAGCATCTGGTCCTGGggccttatttattttaatttttttggcgCTATCACTTGTTTCATCCTGGGTAAAAGCAACGCTTTGAAAGTCTACATTTTGGATCACTTCTTTTGTCGGGCTAATCGCATATACAGAGGTTATGAATAGGCTCTTGAAGATGTCCTTTTTTTGTTCTATAGATAGACAAACTTTTGGATTTGGGATCTGCATTTGGGTTTTCACAATTTTGTATGCGTCGCCATATATGTCAGATTCAAGCCCTCTGCACATATTGTCCCAAGCTGTCGCTTTTGCTACCGCTATGAACTTTTTTAACTCTATTTTAGAGATTCTATATTCTTCTTTCAGTATTACTCTTTCATTTGGAATTCTACATTTTTGAAATTGCCTTCTTTTCTGCCTtgtctctttaatttttttctgtgcaCTCTCATTCCACCAGTATGGGAGCATGTAGTCATCGTCACATTTTATGCGAGGTGTACTAATTTTGTATGCATTGCTTAAAGCTTTTTCACATTGTACATAGTTCATTTCTCCCTTTTCTATCTCACTCCTAaagtttttattgaatttttctaGATTTGTCTTTCCATATTTAAACTTAGGTTTGTTCCCTCTTCTTGTCCTGTGTATGTCAATTAAGATAAATTTGTGATCGCTCATAGATTCTTCCTCTAGAACAGACCAcagtattttttcttttgtaggCATTCCACTAGTAATTGTGACATCTATGAAGGAGTTTCCATTCTGTCTAACACAGGTGGGCTGCTTGCCATCATTTAGGACAACTAGGTCCAGTCTATATATCCATTCGAGCAGTTCCTCtccttttttatttgtgtgcGTTCCGCCCCAGCAGGGATGCTTTGCATTAAGATCTCCTGTTATAATAATTCTCTTACTTTTCCCGTGTACTTCTAGTATGTCCTGTTCAATTTTGCCAAggtggtttttaaaatcctctaGTGAACATTTGTTCGGGCTCATATATACGCTGTATAGTGCGATGTCCGCAGTCTCTATACACACAAAGCAATCTGCAGAGCGGAAAGATCTGACCTGGTATGTCTtgctaaaatttagaatcatTGTATCACCGTTGGTATCACTATAACTATGCTTTCCTTTAAGCTTGCACTTATTTACATTTGGTTCACTGATAGCGATGAAGTCGCATTTCCTCTCAGCTGCAACTACATTAGCCATATCGTGTGCGCTTATACTCCTGTTTGCATTTATCTGGAGGACTGTGAACGTGGAATATTTTTGTTACTCCGACCTATGTAGCTCTTTGCCAGTCTTAGGGCTTTTTGGAAAGCTCTACACGTACCACTTCCGGCTCTGTGACCTCGTTCCTCACAATTTGGACAAAATGATTCCTCGTTGCAGTCTTTTGCTTTGTGACCATCTTTGGTGCATTTCAGGCATTTCTCACTCCTATCTTCTCCTCTGCATTGGGCTGCCTTGTGATCATACGCCCAGCAGCGGTAGCATCTTAGTACTTCGATTCTCTCTTGTAATTGGCATATATTTAATCCTACTCTTAGTTTCTCTAACTGTAATAACCTTTTGCAATCTGCCTCTTCCATCCAAATTGTGGCTATTTGGTTTCCATTTTTCATTGGGCGTAGTGCTTTGACTTCTAATTGATCCTGATTGTTAATTAAGCTTGTATTCAGTATTGCTATCTTTATGTCTTCTTCTTCTGTGGTTGCATCAACCTCTTTTATATGTAGGAACTTTCGTTTCATCCTTTTATGCACCGTTACCTTGCAGTTCTCCGTTAGCTTATTAATAACGTCGTCCTTATCCGCAGTTTCAGAGATCTTAACTAGAACCTTTCCCGAATTTGTCTTTTTAACTCCTTTTATATGTTCTAGAGTATCACTGTCCTTTAGGCCATCTTTGAGTTTTTTGACTGTGTCAGCGTAGGTGGTTTCTTCGTTTTCTATTACTATAATGTTATTGTCCTCTGCATTTCTCTTCCTCACTTTGTGCTCATTCTTTTCCTTTCTTATTCTCAGCATTAGTCTAAACTCTGATCCTTGAAATGTGGCCTCcagtatttttttcatatttcctGCTTTTATTTTTTGGGGAGCCACTACTGTTATTCTCCGTGTCTCGTATTCTTCGCTCAGTTTTTTTAACTCCTGGCACAGTTGAAAAACATCGCGTTGGGTTTGGTCGTCTTGTTTGGATGGGTCGTAGAAGAAAGCaataatattcttttcttttgCGAAATTGCTTTCTTTAGTTTTATATATAGTGTGTTGCTTAATACTAGTATAGCTTCCACCATTGCATACTATCTTTTCTACCTCCAGCAGTTCCGGATGTCTATTTAGAATTCTTTTCCCTATTCTAGTCtgtctttctttattttcatcGCAGAAATATACAACGTTTTCAAATGTGTTATTAAACAAGTCCCCGTGATCGGTCTGAACAGTTTTAAAGCTATCCTCACTCCAGTCTTGTTCAATAACCTCGGCAAGTTCTTCATAGTTGTTTATTTTTGacttgtttaaattaaatttatcctCCTGTAGAGAGCATTTATAGCAGCTGTTATATTCTTTATCCCCTCTGTTATTTTCTATACCTTGGAATCTCATTTCATATACTGTCCGGAGTTCTTGCAGTTCGTTTTCTAGTTTAACGTATCTGGACTCTTGTGTCTCTCTATACTCCTGTAGTTCTTTCTGTAATTCTTGGATTCTATACGTGTCATGTTTATGTCTTGTGATCGCCTGGTTAACCAGGCTCCCAATCTCCATAGCGAACTTCTTGATTTCTTTATGAACATTTTTGTTGTCTTTTGTAAAATGATTAAGTGCGTCGCTTCTTGCCTTCAGTTTAGTTAGTTCTATCGAAGGTTGAATTTCTCTCAGTTGTAGTGTGATGGGGCTTGACAATTTCTTCCTTTTCTTTGGTCGGTCTTCTGTCGTTGGGGTTTCTTTTCTTGAATCTATATCCTTTTGTTCTTCCGTGTCTTCGATTTGATCTTCCTCTGATGGCTGACTCATTAGTTTTTCGCTTCCTGGTGGCGTTCTCCTGATAGAGTCTCTTCTTGCGAACGGGTTTATGAGCTCTTCTAGTTTTTTCTGCTTTTCATCCCACGTGTCTGTATTATTACCTCCTTGTGTATATCACCCGGACCTgtacaacaaatcaattgacgcctcattcatcaaaatcggctcagtagtttaggcgctgcgTTGCTACACACAGAATCTGGTtggtacaaacatacatacatagactcaaaacccttccttttggctttgccatagtcgggtaaaaaagaactTGTTACGATAAGAGAAAATCAGGTCCTTGTTTGTAGAGGTAAATCATCAAACTCATAGGTAAGTATAACTATCTACTTAGGTAATAATCTAAGAACATAAGaaggttatttaaaaattcagagggagctatttcaaacaaaaattctatGAAGCtcaaaattagtaggtaggtactctggccatcaagttataagcaaaaacgagtttttcttaaaaattcaataattccaaaaaaaattgttcggAATGACCTTTCTAGTTCGTAGACCTATAATTCCTACGTCCTACATAGTTGCTTCCATAGCACATACGTAGTTTTACATAGAAATCGTTGTATATAGACACAGTTTTATGATATAAGGTAGGTAATGGCAACCATACAATGTATGGTTTATGATTATTGTCAGTATTGTACTATACTTACGATAATAAATCAGTAAGTAACGAACACACATTGCAGGTAATGAGGAGGATTAGCAGGTATACCTAATTTCCGGAATATCATCAAATAAGAATTATATTAAAACATGTAACAGGTGTGTGAAACAGAATAAAtatattacataaattattacaatttttaacataatttacataaattattacaataaattcacataattataaataatatgccGTTTAATTAGTGATCTTTAATGGGCAAAGTGGGTTTTTCATAAAACCctaatttatgttaaaataatgaGATAGATATTCATGATAGCAATAGACATCCATTTACGTACttaaaaaaaagatggccgGAAAATCCGTTTATGTAGATTCGTAGTTAGTGGTTGAATTATTTTTCTAATCAATAGTTCTAGTTCTAATAAACTATTTATACTTAAGTCTCAAAAATACAATTATGTATGACGTGCACATGATTTGAACCCTTGATTATAGAAGAGGCCACTTTGAACCTACTTGActgttgaatgaatgaatttatatacttttattgtacaccacaaaattagtacagaaaaaacacatacaaagcgcaacaaaatataggcaggtagatacaatttggcggccttatcgctacctagcgatctcttccaggccaCCAAAATAGTGCAACTTGGACATAGCTATAGATGTTAGAggtaatattagaataaataaatacatacatatataatatataaatataatagctatataataatacctatataaataggtaggtagtaaaatACATAACGTAGActaaacaaatattaataagtTATAAGTAAAGCAATAAATGTGATACATGGATAAATGGTAAATCCTCACACACTGTTCCTATAGTGATagaaagtaattattatttccatTGCATTAAAATCTTAATCTATGGTCATAGACAATGTGTAGTTATAAGTaaagcaataaataaatgtgatacataGATAAATGATAAATCCTCAAACACTGTTCCTAGTGATAGAAAGTTATTTCCATTGcattaaaatctaaatctatggTTATAGATAGCCCGCTGCTCTGTGGTCTTTGACGTTCAGTTAAATGGGATtcccaaaataaaatataaaaacatagCACCCAGAATTTTTCTTACCGAGCGTAACGAGATTTCTATGCAGAATTGGAGAATTTTCACTATGCCcgccgtttgtctgtctgtctgtccaacCGTTTGTCAGACCCTCATAATTTGCGCATGATTACtccaaattttcaatttttttcaacgATATCTATCGGTTAATAATTGTGATGAATATaagtatagaaaacaaaagggcTCAATGTCAGCTGCTGTCTCGTAATTTGGTTTCATGAGAGCCCTGAGGTTGCCCAATAGGTAATCCCCATACTAGTGTCCATGGGTGCGTTTTCGTAAGCAGTTGCGTTATTAATGTATTGTGGTGTGGTGTAGGTTTGAACCTTTCACTTTCGACAGCGGCATATCTCCCAATAGTAACTAGCATCTGCATCAGTCGAATTCGTTCCGCGGGCCTAGTCTCAGCTGAATCATATTGCGCGGGAAGAaatggtaattatttatttatttatgcattttataataataaaatacctatttaattcaCACATTTACTTGTCCCGCCAAAAtaagttcagccgttccgaagattagcccattcaaacagacagtttttttttgagttatggCACAGTTCAAATAAGcctatgaggtagttattttgaaattacagataggcacttcaattttatttattaaaatataagtagattGAAGTAACACCAATTCTACAGTGACACTTTaagaaattatgtattttacctTAGCATAAAATATTACCTTTGCGTTTGCGCATGCACACAGTTTAAACTTTGTATAGGTCGTTATTGTGATAGTAGTAATTCAAGGTTTGTGATAGAGCCATCAACGCACGAGTTGCACTGAAACATGCTGGGCCGTAGATAGTCTCTCATAGAAGttgcagtttttttaaaattataaagttctgTGATATTATTTCAGAAACCCACATTAATCCTACTTCTTTTGCAATGTTCTGTGTTCCTGGTGACATCAGAGGACGCGACCGATAGCAGAGACCTCGCTGACGAGGACTACGACGAGCTCGGCCgcaaacacagaaagaagaagaagaagcatCAGAATAACCCTTGCTATGGAAGGACTTTTGGAGAGAAGTTTGGCCAACATGACTACACCTACATTAACGCTCCAATAACTAATTATTTCTTGGGTTGTGGTGGCATTCCAGCTGCTCCGGTGGGAAATCACGGACACGGAGGTCATGGAGGTCACGGAGGTCATGGAGGTCACGGGGGTCACGGAAGTCACGGGGGTCACGGAGGTCACGGGGGTCATGGAGGTCACGGGAGTCACGGGGGTCAGGGATTTCTCGGCGGTCACGGAAGCCAACCTAATTTCGCCTATGACCAAGGATACAATCAACCGTACCATAACAGACCCTTTTCAAATGTGGTCTCCGCCGCAGCATCAGGACTCGGCAACGCTGTAGCGACCTACTTCAACCGGCCCAGAAAGTTCAAAAAGCAAGTGAATCAGTATCTAAAGCCGTTATATCACTTATTTTGAAACAGTTTCGTGATAGTTTGGTGTCGAGACTAAGGATAGTGTTGTGCAAAAGTTGTTATGTAAAGTTTGATCATGattcatacaaattacaatagctTCAAGAGATAGAGGCATACAGAATAATAAAGAGAGAAACAGTGAGTGCCAGacattcgttattttataaaagctgaaagtttattcATGATATTAAGAGTCTGGCAATGCATAACGTGATTTCTTAGTAGAAATAGAAGACCAGAATAGTTTcgggtctggtctggtggaaggtcTGGCATTCGCTGACTCTTAGTCCATAAGTTTTTGTTACTTGTACCTAAtaccaaatattattattttgctcaTTTGTTATAACATTGTTTTGTTTGCAAGAGTAAAATTAGATGTTAATACGTTAGATattgtacttaataaaataaaataaatgaatatttttataatatataaatcaataataccaataatccatatccaatatccatatTTAATGTTAAACGTGCGCAAGTATGTCAGTCcgtcagtctgtttgtctgactgctagtttttcacggcccatctattTAACCATTTACAAAGGTACAAAGACAGCTTGCATCAAAGGGAGGTCGTATGCATCgaaagctactttttgtcctagaaaatcaaaggatttccacgggatttaaaaactaAACCCATGCGACGGACGTGATCGCGGGCATCCTATAGTAAACTCTCACGATCAACcgatcgccagctcactactgagcatgggtctatTTAGCACGAGGGGTTAGAGGGGAAAGTttctgatttttaaattttcccgTAGTTTATATCCCACTCCTAGTATACATACCAAACAGTCTTCAGGACTTCAGGAAGTACCCTAGGAATTTTGATTATCAATGTCGAATTAGACGTATTTCAGTTGTCAAAAAATGTgaaaccataaaagctagataattGCTACTTGATACGTTGGATAAATCTGACTTGaatatcttatcctgaaaaattcAGCATTCTAGCATCAAACTTTACAAATATGCTTCTCCCATTCGAAGGGGTGGAGGGGaaaaatttccaatttcttgattttttgttgtttccCAAGCCCAAAGGGGGCTACCGAGAGCTGGTACCATGCACTTACTGTATCGATTGGCAACCTCTGAtacattaaaaaagaaaattaagcaATTTAAGGTCTCATTCCAGtttttgaggtaggtacctattagccGTGACCTTGCGATCGGCACGTAACCTACTTTCTTCAAATAAGTATGTGAAGGCAAGTAGAAAGGATAGTGTGATAACTTCTTGggatcaacaaaaaaaaaacatgtttcatGACAATCGGAACAGAACAACGTTAAAAAAATGCCGTGTTAAGCTATACAAAGTCTCCGATAACCATGTCGGAGGGTTGCCagcaaaacatacataaaaaaaagaactt contains:
- the LOC123880376 gene encoding cold and drought-regulated protein CORA-like is translated as MKPTLILLLLQCSVFLVTSEDATDSRDLADEDYDELGRKHRKKKKKHQNNPCYGRTFGEKFGQHDYTYINAPITNYFLGCGGIPAAPVGNHGHGGHGGHGGHGGHGGHGSHGGHGGHGGHGGHGSHGGQGFLGGHGSQPNFAYDQGYNQPYHNRPFSNVVSAAASGLGNAVATYFNRPRKFKKQVNQYLKPLYHLF